The following coding sequences lie in one Peribacillus frigoritolerans genomic window:
- a CDS encoding SulP family inorganic anion transporter: MNTSAYKQEWFGNVRGDVLSGIVVALALIPEAIAFSIIAGVDPMVGLYASFCIAIVISFVGGRPGMISAATGAMALVMVDLVKDHGLNYLLAATILTGLLQILLGVLKIGKLMKFIPKPVMTGFVNSLAILIFTAQLTHFVGETWIMYVMTAVSLAIIYLFPKITKVIPSPLVAIIFMTIVAVTTGATVRTVGDMGQLTEALPMFMLPDIPLTFETLAIIFPYSIALAFVGLLESLLTAQIVDEMTDTDSNKNKEAKGQGISNIIAGCFGGMAGCAMIGQSGINIKSGGRGRLSTFVAGAFLMVLIVVLNVVLIKIPMAALVAVMIMVSIGTFDWSSLKRLTIAPKSDAAVMIVTVLIVLYTHDLSKGVFAGVLLSMIFFSAKISKVAVEKTENIQAKKITYRISGQIFFASVQDFVSKFEFKEKADAIVIDFTHSKIWDASAVGAVDTVILKYQLLGIPVQVQGLDEESSSLLEKLATSESKIS; encoded by the coding sequence TTGAATACATCTGCATACAAACAGGAATGGTTCGGCAACGTTAGAGGAGATGTTCTATCGGGAATTGTCGTTGCCTTGGCATTGATTCCGGAGGCGATTGCCTTTTCGATCATTGCTGGCGTTGACCCAATGGTTGGTCTATATGCCTCATTCTGCATTGCCATCGTCATCTCTTTCGTCGGCGGGAGGCCGGGAATGATATCGGCTGCCACTGGCGCAATGGCACTCGTCATGGTCGACCTTGTTAAAGATCATGGCTTGAACTATTTACTTGCTGCAACAATATTGACTGGTTTGCTGCAAATTTTACTAGGGGTTTTAAAAATCGGGAAATTAATGAAGTTCATTCCGAAGCCGGTCATGACTGGTTTTGTGAATTCTTTAGCCATCTTGATTTTCACGGCACAGCTCACCCATTTCGTGGGCGAAACATGGATCATGTATGTCATGACAGCCGTTTCATTAGCTATCATTTATCTTTTTCCGAAGATCACGAAAGTCATACCTTCACCACTTGTCGCCATCATATTCATGACGATCGTTGCAGTTACCACGGGGGCTACGGTGCGAACGGTTGGGGATATGGGGCAATTGACCGAAGCGCTTCCGATGTTCATGCTTCCAGACATCCCTTTGACCTTCGAAACTTTGGCGATCATTTTCCCTTATTCCATTGCCCTTGCGTTTGTTGGGCTGCTTGAATCGTTATTGACAGCTCAAATTGTCGATGAGATGACTGACACGGACAGTAATAAAAATAAGGAAGCCAAAGGCCAGGGAATTTCTAATATCATCGCCGGATGTTTTGGCGGCATGGCAGGATGTGCGATGATCGGCCAATCCGGTATCAACATTAAATCGGGTGGAAGGGGCCGGCTCTCGACATTTGTAGCGGGCGCATTCCTTATGGTATTAATCGTGGTATTGAATGTTGTACTTATTAAAATACCGATGGCTGCACTTGTCGCAGTCATGATCATGGTTTCAATCGGGACATTTGACTGGTCTTCCCTAAAGAGGCTCACTATAGCTCCTAAGTCGGATGCAGCCGTGATGATCGTGACGGTCCTCATTGTCCTTTATACACATGACTTATCAAAAGGGGTATTTGCCGGAGTGCTTTTGAGCATGATTTTCTTCTCGGCTAAAATTTCTAAAGTGGCAGTAGAGAAAACGGAAAACATCCAGGCTAAGAAAATCACTTATCGTATCAGCGGACAAATATTTTTCGCTTCTGTCCAGGACTTTGTTTCGAAGTTCGAGTTCAAGGAAAAAGCTGATGCAATCGTCATCGACTTCACCCATTCTAAAATTTGGGATGCTTCAGCAGTCGGTGCTGTTGATACGGTTATCCTTAAATATCAGCTTCTGGGAATTCCTGTCCAAGTCCAAGGGCTCGATGAAGAAAGTTCGTCATTGCTTGAAAAACTCGCCACCTCAGAAAGTAAAATATCTTGA
- a CDS encoding MFS transporter — translation MNAHKIAKRNLFIMWFANFFIGGSMTMVLPFISLYIGTFGDYSTQYIQHWSGWTFGITFVTAFLFSPIWGRIGDRYGRKKILIACAFGMGLSIFLMGFVENVWQLFVLRMFTGIFTGFISMSQAFISTQTPKEIAGRVLGTLQTGNITGSLFGPLLGGVLADTLGYSTAFKFTSITIFISGLLVFATKEYRMEQQKGTKSSYTSREVLSHILRNPILVNVMLISTLVQVAHFSIQPILSLYVGELHGTSNLGFYSGIAFSAAGLGNLLMARHWGKIGDRHGHVKILVLLLFLTALVYLPGAFINHFWQLVFVRFILGMAIGGIIPVRIAYIRQEAPVAMQGEVLGYNTSLRFLGNIIGPAMGGMVAGFYGFSAVFITTSTLLLIAGLVLYFAMHRNPELARSH, via the coding sequence ATGAACGCTCATAAAATAGCTAAACGGAATCTTTTCATCATGTGGTTCGCCAATTTCTTCATAGGCGGAAGCATGACGATGGTTCTTCCATTCATATCCTTATACATTGGTACATTCGGAGATTATTCGACTCAATATATCCAGCATTGGTCCGGATGGACTTTTGGAATTACTTTCGTGACAGCCTTTTTATTTTCCCCCATTTGGGGACGGATTGGTGACCGGTATGGCAGGAAGAAAATCTTGATTGCCTGCGCCTTTGGGATGGGTCTGTCCATCTTCCTGATGGGATTCGTCGAAAATGTTTGGCAGCTATTCGTCTTAAGGATGTTCACAGGAATATTCACTGGCTTCATTTCCATGTCACAGGCCTTCATATCAACACAGACACCAAAAGAAATTGCCGGACGTGTACTGGGAACCTTACAAACGGGAAATATAACCGGTTCCCTTTTCGGACCATTGCTTGGCGGCGTGCTTGCAGACACACTCGGCTATTCAACCGCCTTTAAATTCACCTCCATCACCATTTTCATCTCTGGACTTCTTGTTTTTGCTACCAAGGAGTACCGAATGGAACAGCAGAAGGGAACGAAGTCGAGCTATACAAGCAGGGAGGTTCTCTCGCATATCTTAAGGAACCCCATCTTAGTGAATGTCATGCTCATTTCGACACTTGTCCAAGTTGCCCACTTCAGCATCCAGCCCATTCTTTCTTTATACGTTGGCGAGCTGCATGGAACTTCCAATCTTGGATTTTATTCAGGAATCGCCTTTTCTGCAGCAGGCCTGGGGAATTTATTGATGGCGCGTCACTGGGGCAAGATAGGGGATCGGCATGGTCATGTGAAAATTCTTGTGCTGCTTCTTTTTCTGACCGCTCTAGTCTACTTGCCCGGTGCCTTCATCAATCATTTTTGGCAGCTTGTTTTTGTACGTTTCATACTAGGCATGGCAATAGGCGGCATCATCCCTGTAAGGATTGCCTACATTCGCCAAGAAGCGCCTGTCGCAATGCAGGGGGAAGTTCTTGGGTATAATACGAGCCTGCGCTTTTTAGGCAATATCATCGGGCCCGCAATGGGCGGAATGGTTGCTGGTTTCTATGGTTTCTCTGCCGTTTTCATAACGACCAGCACGTTACTCCTCATTGCCGGACTTGTCCTCTATTTCGCGATGCACCGCAATCCGGAGTTGGCCAGATCACATTAA
- a CDS encoding CitMHS family transporter, which translates to MLTILGFCMILTFLVLVITKRLSVVVAFIFTAIAFALIGGFASEMGDMMVAGILKVTPTAVMIVFAILYFGLMIDVGLFEPMIAKILSFVKGDPLKVVMATAIITMLVGLDGDGSSTFMITVSAMLPLYIKLGMNRLVLACVVGLAAGVMNMIPWGGPLVRAAASLQVEVSELFIPLIPVMICGLLWTLFSAYVLGKKERERLGVSSLETNMQPGMSEQAAAVETASKGTSKLFWFNWFLTILLMVLLVMEVLPIQILFASAFAIALFVNFPNPKEQQERILSHANSFVMICTLIFAAGIFTGVFTETKMMDSMAASIVTVIPEWLGAHLPLVVALTSIPMGFIFSPDAYYFGILPIISETASNFGIAPVEIGRAALLGHSTAGFPLSPLVPATFILIGLVGVDFGDHQKFLFKWAFGTTIIMTIAAITFGVITL; encoded by the coding sequence ATGTTAACGATTTTAGGATTTTGCATGATTTTAACGTTTCTGGTCTTAGTCATCACAAAGCGCTTATCAGTGGTTGTCGCTTTTATCTTCACGGCGATAGCCTTTGCTCTGATTGGTGGGTTTGCTTCGGAAATGGGAGATATGATGGTCGCGGGTATTTTAAAAGTGACACCAACGGCAGTCATGATCGTTTTTGCTATTCTATACTTTGGTTTAATGATTGACGTTGGTTTATTCGAGCCCATGATCGCTAAAATACTGAGTTTTGTAAAAGGAGACCCGCTAAAGGTTGTCATGGCAACCGCCATTATAACCATGTTGGTAGGTTTGGACGGAGACGGTTCTTCCACATTCATGATCACCGTTTCAGCCATGCTGCCGCTTTATATCAAATTAGGGATGAACAGGCTCGTATTGGCCTGTGTCGTTGGTTTAGCCGCTGGCGTCATGAATATGATTCCTTGGGGAGGTCCTTTGGTCAGGGCGGCCGCGAGCCTTCAGGTTGAAGTATCGGAGTTATTCATTCCTCTCATACCTGTCATGATCTGTGGTCTTTTATGGACGCTTTTTTCGGCATATGTACTTGGCAAAAAGGAAAGGGAGAGATTGGGAGTCAGCTCCCTGGAGACGAACATGCAACCTGGTATGAGTGAACAGGCTGCAGCTGTTGAAACGGCATCTAAAGGAACATCCAAGCTTTTTTGGTTTAATTGGTTCTTGACGATTTTACTGATGGTTTTGCTGGTGATGGAAGTGCTGCCGATACAAATCTTATTTGCCTCCGCTTTTGCGATTGCACTATTCGTTAACTTTCCGAACCCAAAAGAACAGCAGGAAAGGATTTTAAGTCATGCCAATAGTTTCGTGATGATCTGTACACTCATTTTCGCAGCAGGGATTTTTACGGGTGTATTCACGGAAACAAAGATGATGGACTCGATGGCTGCTTCAATCGTAACCGTCATTCCGGAGTGGCTCGGGGCACATTTGCCACTGGTGGTAGCGCTGACGAGCATACCGATGGGGTTCATTTTTTCACCTGATGCCTATTATTTTGGCATTCTGCCAATAATAAGTGAAACGGCATCGAACTTCGGCATAGCCCCTGTAGAAATCGGAAGGGCGGCTTTATTAGGTCATTCGACCGCAGGGTTCCCCTTATCGCCATTGGTGCCTGCAACATTCATATTGATTGGACTTGTAGGTGTGGATTTTGGGGATCACCAAAAATTCCTGTTTAAATGGGCGTTTGGGACAACCATCATCATGACGATTGCAGCCATTACTTTCGGGGTCATCACTTTGTAA
- a CDS encoding superoxide dismutase family protein — MNYKQKLVLPMCTAFLLYGCNSADDSNQADNNAEDMTTVGQGTDTAVDPQVKAEVKDLEGKTLGTVNFTAEENSVVIETALEGLEPGYHGFHIHENAACEADAKDGPFTTAGGHFNPTDETHSKHAGDMPPLYVKEDGTAKYTATLDNMTIDQLKKEELAVIVHANPDNFANIPDRYEANGEKGPDADTLKTGDAGDRQACGIVVSAEAK, encoded by the coding sequence ATGAACTATAAACAAAAACTTGTACTGCCTATGTGTACTGCCTTTTTACTGTATGGATGTAATTCAGCGGATGATTCAAATCAGGCCGATAATAATGCCGAGGACATGACTACAGTGGGACAAGGAACAGATACAGCGGTTGATCCGCAGGTGAAAGCGGAAGTTAAAGATTTAGAAGGTAAAACACTTGGGACGGTGAACTTTACCGCTGAAGAGAATTCTGTAGTGATCGAGACCGCTTTGGAAGGCCTTGAGCCAGGCTATCATGGATTCCATATTCACGAAAACGCAGCATGTGAGGCGGATGCCAAGGATGGCCCTTTCACTACAGCGGGAGGACACTTCAATCCAACTGATGAAACGCATTCTAAGCACGCAGGTGATATGCCTCCTTTATATGTAAAAGAAGATGGGACAGCAAAATATACGGCAACATTGGATAACATGACAATAGACCAACTGAAGAAAGAAGAGCTGGCTGTAATCGTTCATGCGAATCCAGACAACTTTGCCAATATTCCTGACCGCTATGAAGCCAATGGAGAAAAAGGACCGGATGCAGATACTTTGAAAACTGGTGATGCTGGCGATAGGCAAGCTTGCGGGATTGTTGTAAGTGCAGAGGCAAAATAG
- a CDS encoding rhodanese-related sulfurtransferase, which translates to METKPYRVLLYYLYVPIENHEEFAAEHLAACKALELKGRILVASEGINGTVSGTIEQTDKYMDMMKSDPRFADIVFKIDEAEGHAFKKMHVRPRNELVTLRLEDDINPTQTTGKYLSPKEFFEQMQDENTIVLDARNDYEFDLGHFRGAIKPEITNFRELPEWVRENKEMFEGKKILTYCTGGIRCEKFSGWLVEEGFEDVSQLHGGIATYGKDPEVQGELWDGQMYVFDERIAVPINQKEHVIVGRDIYSGEPCERYVNCANPECNKKILCSEENEHKHMRSCTHECRVHPRNRYVVEHNLSEEEVAERLQLIEDSITAK; encoded by the coding sequence ATGGAAACAAAACCATATAGAGTATTACTTTATTATTTGTATGTACCCATCGAGAATCACGAAGAATTCGCAGCCGAGCATCTTGCGGCATGTAAAGCCCTTGAATTGAAAGGCCGTATCTTGGTGGCTTCAGAAGGTATCAACGGAACAGTTTCAGGTACGATCGAACAAACCGACAAATATATGGACATGATGAAAAGCGATCCCCGCTTTGCCGATATCGTGTTTAAAATAGATGAAGCTGAAGGCCATGCTTTCAAAAAAATGCATGTTCGTCCACGCAATGAACTTGTAACCCTTCGCTTGGAAGACGACATCAACCCGACCCAGACGACAGGCAAATACTTGAGCCCGAAGGAGTTCTTCGAGCAAATGCAAGATGAAAACACCATCGTCCTTGATGCCAGAAATGACTATGAATTTGATTTAGGACATTTCAGGGGTGCAATCAAGCCAGAAATCACGAATTTCCGTGAACTTCCCGAATGGGTCCGTGAAAATAAAGAAATGTTCGAAGGCAAAAAAATCCTAACGTATTGTACCGGCGGTATCCGCTGTGAGAAATTCTCCGGCTGGCTTGTCGAAGAAGGCTTTGAAGATGTAAGCCAGCTGCATGGCGGCATCGCAACATACGGGAAGGATCCCGAAGTCCAAGGTGAGCTATGGGATGGCCAAATGTATGTTTTCGATGAAAGGATTGCCGTACCTATCAATCAAAAGGAACATGTCATTGTCGGACGCGATATTTATTCCGGCGAACCTTGTGAACGCTATGTCAATTGCGCTAATCCTGAATGCAACAAGAAAATCCTTTGCAGCGAAGAGAACGAACACAAACATATGCGCAGTTGTACTCATGAATGCCGAGTGCATCCGCGTAATCGCTATGTAGTCGAGCATAACCTTTCTGAAGAAGAAGTGGCTGAGAGATTACAGCTAATCGAAGATTCCATTACGGCAAAATAA
- a CDS encoding nitronate monooxygenase produces the protein MLKEIMRYPIIQAPMAGGASTPKLAASVSNAGGLGFLAAGYKTAEEMKDEIGQTRQLTERPFGVNVFVPGNEAVDENILSGYREKIEKEAESVGAKIGKADSDDDDWGNKLHVLKEAGVAVVSFTFGCPTEDVIRELQDVGSLIAVTVTNLQEAKKAAGAGADVLCVQGFEAGGHRASFDNRTEDDYGLLVLIRMIKDELDLPIIAAGGLMHGKDIAAVLEAGAAAAQLGTAFLRCPESGASPVHKAALGNPRFTQTSITRAFSGRRARGLVNHFLTEYDSVAPVAYPYVHHMTKQMRKAAGQKNNPELMALWAGQGYKLSRELPAFELVELFVEELN, from the coding sequence ATGTTGAAAGAGATAATGAGATATCCAATCATTCAGGCACCGATGGCAGGAGGAGCTTCCACTCCGAAGCTTGCGGCTTCAGTATCCAATGCAGGAGGATTGGGCTTTCTAGCAGCTGGCTATAAGACTGCGGAAGAGATGAAGGACGAGATAGGGCAGACCCGTCAGTTGACTGAGCGTCCTTTTGGCGTGAATGTATTTGTGCCAGGCAACGAGGCGGTGGATGAAAATATATTATCTGGCTATCGTGAAAAGATCGAAAAAGAGGCCGAGAGCGTTGGGGCTAAGATTGGAAAAGCCGATAGTGATGACGATGATTGGGGAAATAAACTACATGTATTGAAGGAGGCTGGGGTCGCTGTCGTCAGTTTTACGTTTGGATGTCCAACGGAAGATGTAATAAGGGAGCTCCAAGATGTCGGTTCCCTTATAGCCGTGACAGTAACCAACCTTCAGGAAGCAAAAAAGGCGGCGGGAGCAGGCGCCGATGTTCTATGTGTACAGGGGTTTGAAGCAGGGGGGCACCGGGCCAGCTTTGATAACCGCACAGAAGATGATTACGGTCTTTTAGTATTGATACGGATGATAAAAGATGAACTGGACTTACCGATCATTGCCGCGGGCGGACTGATGCATGGAAAGGATATCGCGGCCGTGCTCGAAGCGGGAGCAGCAGCGGCGCAATTGGGAACCGCTTTCCTTCGCTGTCCCGAAAGCGGGGCAAGTCCGGTCCATAAGGCAGCGTTGGGAAATCCCCGATTTACTCAGACCTCCATTACCCGAGCCTTCAGCGGCCGGAGGGCACGCGGGTTGGTGAATCACTTTTTAACGGAATATGATAGCGTTGCACCAGTCGCCTATCCTTATGTCCATCACATGACAAAACAAATGCGAAAAGCGGCTGGACAAAAAAACAATCCTGAATTGATGGCTTTGTGGGCAGGACAGGGATATAAGTTGAGCAGGGAACTTCCTGCATTTGAATTGGTTGAACTTTTTGTAGAAGAATTAAACTGA
- a CDS encoding GNAT family N-acetyltransferase — MEIRKLFKDETPPMHLLLLADPSRELVEEYLGSGTCFVAVSDKRMIGVYVLLQKGPELIEIMNIAVDERHHGRGIGRQLIEHAKGHAREQGYKMIEIGTGNSGIGQLALYQKCGFRITGVDRDFFKRNYSEAIYENGIQCQDMIRLSQSLD, encoded by the coding sequence ATGGAGATAAGGAAATTATTCAAGGATGAGACACCCCCGATGCATTTATTGCTTTTGGCAGATCCTTCAAGGGAATTGGTCGAGGAATATTTGGGGAGCGGAACGTGCTTTGTTGCCGTGAGTGATAAGCGAATGATCGGTGTTTATGTTTTACTGCAAAAAGGCCCGGAACTGATAGAGATAATGAACATCGCAGTGGATGAACGGCACCATGGAAGGGGAATCGGCAGGCAATTGATTGAACACGCCAAAGGCCATGCAAGGGAACAGGGATATAAAATGATTGAAATCGGAACGGGGAATTCGGGGATAGGGCAGCTTGCGCTTTACCAAAAATGCGGTTTTAGAATAACTGGGGTCGATCGGGATTTTTTTAAGAGAAACTATTCCGAGGCCATTTATGAAAATGGGATTCAGTGCCAGGATATGATTCGCCTGTCACAAAGCTTAGACTAA
- a CDS encoding GNAT family N-acetyltransferase, whose translation MEHIELYGKHVILTPMMEHHIEPLYAASLPSEIWEWSATKILSYEEAISYVKEGIRAREQELHHPFVVIDRIDDSIVGSTSLRNIHFHNQSLEIGATWYHPDKWRTAINTECKYLLLQHAFEKWQIKRVEFRTDECNKRSRAAITRLGALEEGILRMEKKLQDGRIRNTVVYSILEHEWPRVKRNLEAFLER comes from the coding sequence ATGGAGCATATCGAATTATACGGGAAACACGTGATACTCACCCCGATGATGGAACATCATATCGAACCGCTTTACGCCGCTTCCCTGCCATCTGAAATATGGGAATGGAGTGCAACAAAAATTTTGTCATATGAAGAGGCGATCTCATATGTAAAGGAAGGCATTCGAGCAAGGGAACAGGAACTTCATCATCCATTTGTCGTTATCGATCGGATTGATGATTCGATAGTCGGCAGCACGAGCTTAAGAAATATTCACTTTCATAATCAATCCCTGGAAATCGGCGCGACTTGGTATCATCCCGACAAATGGCGAACAGCCATTAACACAGAATGTAAGTACCTGCTATTGCAGCATGCTTTTGAAAAGTGGCAAATAAAACGGGTTGAATTCAGGACTGACGAATGCAACAAAAGATCGCGTGCAGCAATAACCAGACTCGGCGCCCTTGAAGAAGGCATTTTGAGGATGGAGAAAAAACTGCAAGATGGGAGGATCAGGAACACGGTGGTCTATAGTATTCTCGAGCATGAATGGCCCAGGGTGAAAAGGAATTTGGAAGCTTTTTTGGAAAGGTGA
- a CDS encoding PLP-dependent aminotransferase family protein: MFEITLTLDKTNKEALYVQLYKYFIKEIQNGQIKAGMKLPSKRKLALHLGIGLNTVDTAYQQLMAEGYVESQLRKGYYVADLEPISALNEPLPVTEGMMCPPNERNEIDYNHGRVDVDSFPHAVWKKCLNNTLYLQEREMFMSGDPQGEWGLRAEISSYLFQSRGVRCGADQIIIGAGTQYFIHLLRLLLGNERVFGLEDPGFHRVREVLRLEGADMAYIPLDESGMSVDSLKESAANVAYVTPSHQFPSGMIMPIIRRVELLNWAVEKKGYIIEDDYDGEFRHAGKPIPSLQGLDTNGRVIYLGTFSKSLIPSMRVGFMVLPMELACRYQQKLIGYKQTVSRLIQETLCLFMKNGHWERHLNKMRTIYRKKNKVLLNAIEESFHDRVAVIGEKSGLHVLLQVKNGSSEAELIQKAASVGVKVHPTSVYHSKNVKDPTILIGYGGLTEREIETGIRLLKKAWL; the protein is encoded by the coding sequence ATGTTTGAAATCACTCTAACCTTAGATAAAACGAACAAAGAAGCTTTATATGTGCAATTGTATAAATACTTTATAAAGGAAATCCAGAATGGACAAATAAAGGCCGGAATGAAACTGCCTTCTAAACGAAAACTGGCCTTGCATTTAGGGATAGGCCTGAATACAGTGGATACGGCTTATCAGCAGTTGATGGCAGAAGGATATGTGGAAAGTCAATTAAGGAAAGGTTATTACGTAGCCGATTTAGAACCGATCTCAGCTTTGAATGAGCCGTTGCCTGTAACAGAAGGGATGATGTGCCCTCCGAATGAAAGAAATGAGATAGATTACAATCATGGCCGGGTGGACGTGGATTCTTTCCCGCATGCCGTATGGAAAAAATGCTTGAACAATACGTTGTATCTACAGGAAAGGGAAATGTTCATGAGCGGTGATCCTCAAGGGGAATGGGGGCTTAGGGCTGAGATTTCATCCTACCTATTTCAATCGAGAGGAGTTCGCTGCGGGGCTGATCAAATCATCATTGGGGCAGGTACCCAGTATTTCATCCATCTGTTGCGGTTACTTCTTGGAAATGAGCGGGTATTTGGGTTGGAAGACCCTGGCTTTCATCGGGTAAGGGAGGTACTGAGGCTGGAGGGAGCGGATATGGCATACATACCCTTGGATGAAAGTGGAATGAGTGTGGACTCCTTGAAAGAGAGTGCAGCGAATGTTGCCTATGTCACTCCTTCCCATCAATTTCCTTCCGGTATGATCATGCCGATAATTAGACGGGTGGAATTGCTCAATTGGGCAGTGGAAAAAAAGGGTTATATTATTGAAGATGATTATGACGGGGAATTCCGACATGCTGGTAAGCCGATTCCGTCCTTGCAGGGGTTGGACACCAATGGAAGGGTCATCTACCTAGGCACGTTTTCAAAGTCGCTCATCCCATCAATGAGGGTGGGATTTATGGTGTTACCCATGGAGTTGGCTTGCCGCTATCAGCAGAAGTTAATAGGATACAAACAGACCGTTTCCAGACTGATTCAGGAAACGCTCTGTCTTTTTATGAAAAATGGACATTGGGAACGCCATCTGAATAAAATGCGAACGATTTACCGTAAAAAGAATAAGGTGCTGCTGAATGCCATTGAAGAGAGCTTCCATGATCGTGTAGCCGTAATCGGTGAAAAGTCAGGCTTGCACGTTCTTTTACAAGTGAAAAACGGCAGCAGTGAGGCAGAGCTCATTCAAAAGGCTGCCAGTGTGGGGGTTAAAGTCCACCCAACATCGGTTTATCATTCAAAGAATGTGAAAGATCCGACTATTTTGATTGGGTACGGTGGTTTAACCGAAAGGGAAATCGAAACAGGAATCCGGCTTTTAAAAAAGGCATGGCTATAG
- a CDS encoding MarR family winged helix-turn-helix transcriptional regulator: protein MTNPTQLFHQYLQVSRSLVSKMNEQITSLEIYHNQWTILNYLKNCGYSTIPDICSYLDVDSVIITRSVNSMEQNNMIKQVPGKDEQEKRIELTPRGKEVHTKCLKIAEKIEGKALEGITEEEQEVFFQTVLKILNNIRN from the coding sequence ATGACGAACCCTACTCAATTATTTCATCAATATTTACAAGTATCGAGATCATTAGTCAGCAAAATGAATGAACAAATTACATCACTTGAAATTTACCATAATCAGTGGACAATCCTTAATTACTTAAAGAACTGTGGCTATTCCACAATCCCCGATATTTGCAGTTACCTGGATGTAGATAGTGTTATCATCACACGTTCAGTCAACAGTATGGAACAGAATAATATGATTAAACAAGTTCCTGGTAAAGATGAACAGGAAAAACGAATCGAACTGACCCCCCGGGGCAAAGAGGTACATACAAAATGTCTTAAGATTGCCGAAAAAATCGAAGGGAAAGCCCTGGAAGGCATTACTGAAGAAGAACAGGAAGTATTTTTCCAGACGGTCCTTAAAATCCTCAATAATATAAGAAACTAA
- the ytvI gene encoding sporulation integral membrane protein YtvI — translation MNVAVFFRWFWRGILLLVIVIVIPYSWALILALLTAILLDGLVRMIGETAKLHRFWAVLISFVLYVGGLMSITYFSFSVLIKKVIVYSEEFPGFIREVYLTAILPVIRQWERYSQTLPPNLIQSIEQTMEKGVMALEGFTEGFVQDMVQFVTLIPGFFIDFLIYLIALFLFSLELPKLRKKAVLYLKTSTYQKISLVYQDLSMAAVGFIKAQITLSLITFIMAYGGLWLLNVKYTIPLALLIVVVDILPILGTGSVLVPWAVIVWAQGNHHLGIGLIILFLVITIIRRTIEPKIYSANMGLSPLASLISLYLGFKMLGFIGLFLGPSILIVYDTLKRAGVIKTNFKI, via the coding sequence GTGAATGTGGCCGTCTTTTTTCGCTGGTTTTGGAGGGGGATTCTCCTTTTAGTCATAGTTATCGTCATTCCCTATTCATGGGCTTTGATTTTAGCGTTGCTCACCGCCATTCTTTTGGATGGATTGGTCCGCATGATTGGTGAAACGGCAAAGCTGCATCGTTTTTGGGCAGTATTGATTTCATTTGTTTTATATGTAGGCGGGCTTATGAGCATCACTTATTTTTCCTTTTCGGTATTAATCAAGAAGGTCATTGTCTATTCGGAAGAATTTCCCGGTTTCATACGTGAAGTGTATTTGACGGCTATATTGCCAGTCATTAGGCAATGGGAAAGGTATTCCCAAACTTTACCGCCAAATCTCATTCAATCAATAGAACAAACGATGGAAAAGGGAGTCATGGCTCTGGAGGGGTTCACAGAGGGCTTTGTTCAGGATATGGTTCAATTCGTTACACTCATTCCGGGATTTTTCATTGACTTTTTAATTTACTTAATCGCTTTATTCTTATTTAGTCTTGAATTGCCAAAGTTAAGAAAAAAGGCAGTCCTTTATTTGAAGACATCCACCTATCAAAAGATTTCGCTAGTTTATCAAGATTTAAGTATGGCAGCCGTAGGCTTCATCAAGGCACAAATCACGTTGAGTTTAATAACGTTCATCATGGCTTATGGAGGACTATGGTTGTTAAATGTGAAGTATACGATTCCATTGGCACTACTAATAGTAGTTGTGGACATTCTTCCTATCTTGGGGACGGGATCTGTACTGGTTCCTTGGGCAGTAATCGTTTGGGCTCAAGGCAACCATCATCTAGGTATTGGCCTCATCATCCTTTTCCTGGTCATTACCATCATAAGAAGGACAATCGAACCAAAAATCTATTCAGCAAATATGGGGTTGAGCCCATTGGCATCGTTGATCAGTCTTTACTTAGGGTTTAAGATGCTTGGCTTCATTGGGCTTTTCCTTGGACCTTCGATACTGATTGTTTATGATACGTTAAAGAGGGCAGGTGTCATCAAAACCAATTTCAAAATATGA